A window of Verrucomicrobiota bacterium genomic DNA:
GAATGTGAAGGTGGGCGACCGTTGCTCGGTGGAACCGTACATGAACTGCCAGCAGTGTTATTCCTGTCGGCAAGGTCATGGCAACTGCTGCGAAAACCTCAAAGTCCTTGGTGTGATGATGGATGGGGGCATGACCGAGCGCATGGTTCTCCCGGCGCGCAAATTGCATCCGGCGAACAAACTCACTTCCGAACAGTGCGCACTGGTTGAAACGCTTGCCATTGGCTGCCACGCTGTCAATAGGGCAAATCCGCAAGCGGGCGATAATATTCTCGTCATTGGCGCCGGACCAATCGGCCTTTCAGTAATCGAGTTCGCCAAGCTCAGTGGCGCGAAAACCATCGTCATGGACATGAATGATCGGCGCCTCGCCTTTGTCCGCGAACGCATGGGCGTGCCCGACACCGTTCTCACCAAGGGTGACGGTGACGAGTTGAAACAGCTTGGCGACCTGACCAACAGCCAGCTTGCCGACGTGGTGGTCGATGCGACCGGCAGCCACACGTCAATGGGACACGCTTTGAATTACTGCGCGTTTGGAGGACGGCTGGTCTATGTGGGCATCACGCAACTGGAAGTTACGTTTCCTCACGCGCCGGTGATGCATCGTCGCGAGCTGACGTTACTTGCCAGCCGCAACGCCCTTGCGCCCGATTTCACGCGCATCATCAAGCTGATCGAGGATGGGCGAATCGACACGCGTCCATGGATTACACACCGCGCCGCTTTCGACCGCATGATTGATGAATTCCCGAACTGGCTGAAGCCGGAGACGGGTGTGATCAAGGCGATGGTCGCCGTGGACTGAAACTGTCCAGAAAATGAAGATCGATGCACACCAACATTTCTGGCACTACGACGCACAACAATATCCTTGGATTCCAAAAAGGTCACCGCTTCATCACGACTGGCTACCCGATGACCTCGCGCCATTGCTGGCGAAGGCCGGCCTCGATGGTTGCATCGCCGTGCAGGCGCGGCAGAGGATCGAGGAATCTCGCTGGCTGCTCACTCTTGCCGACAGATCGCCCATCATCAAAGGCGTCGTCGGCTGGGTCGATTTGCAATCCGATACCGTTGAGCGGGAACTCGCGGAACTTTGCCGAAACCCCAGGTTCGTGGGCGTGCGCCACGTCGTACAGGACGAGCCGGACGCGGATTTCATGTTGCGTCCGAATTTCCTCCTGGGCATCGCCAAGCTCAAAGCGTTCAACCTCAGCTACGACATCCTCATCTTTCCCAGCCAACTTCCCGCCGCGATTGAACTGGTGAAGCGCTTCCCCGAACAGCCGTTCGTGCTCGATCACATTGCCAAGCCGCTCATCAAAACCGGCACGCTGTCGCCTTGGCAGGAGCAGATTCGTGAACTGGCGAAAGCCCCGAACGTGATGTGCAAAGTTTCCGGCATGGTCACCGAAGCGGACCATGGGAAGTGGCGGCTGGACGATTTCAAACCCTATCTCGACGTGGTGTTTTCGGTGTTCGGCGAAGATCGGTTGATGTTCGGTTCAGACTGGCCGGTCTGTCTGCTGTCGGGCAGTTACGAGCGGGTGTTCGATCTTGTGGCGGATTACACGCGACAGTTGACCGCCGCGGCACGCAACAAGTTTTTTGGCGGGAACGCGGTGAGCTTTTATCGAATCCAGGACGCTGGGAGCAACGCTGCCTTGTCCTGATCGCGGGCCGGCCAGCAGAATTTCCACGTTGGTTGTCTAAACTTTTTCCCACGTGAAAGAGCGGATGCTGTGTCGCCGATTTCCCAATCGGCAACGCACTGAAACTTTGGCGCCCCTTGAGCCTTTCAAGATCTGCGGATTTGGAAATCCGCGACACAGCCGACTTGGAAGTCGGCGCTACGGCGGCACTGCCCGGATGCGCCTCGCGGGATGTTGCGCTCTCGTCAATATTGATTAACTTCTGAACGGTTCGGCGTCAGATAGGTCGAATCAACGGAAGGGGAAAATATGATTGCCACACAAATACGACAGAAGGACGCGGTCTTTTATTTTGTTTCGTATCCGTCGGAAGACCTGCTGAAGAAGGTGCGGTTCATCAGCCGCTTTTACGACGAGGGTGAATCGATCAAACCCGATGAGGTCGAGGCGGAGGATGATGTTGGCCAGTTCATTGCCCGCATCGAGCGGAGTGACAAGGCGTTTCAACGCGCGCTCGGCAAACCGAAAATCAAAGCCATTCGCAATTTCTACGAGACCGCCGTCACGCAACCGCCCATTCCGGGCACCGTGTTGTTGTTCACGCCGCAGAAGCTGCGCTTTCAAACGCTTGGCGACGCAGACGGCATCGGCCATTTGCAGGAGCCGGAGGAGAAGTTTTTGATCATCGACGGGCAACATCGGCTGGCGGCGCTGCAATTCTACGAGCGCACGCATCCGGACGACGCCCGAAACATCAGCGTGCCGTGCGTGATTTTCGACGGGCGCAGCGAGGATTTCGCCACCGAGATGTTCGTGATCATCAACTCAACGCCGACGCGCATCAATAAGAGTCATCTGGTGGATTTGTATGAACGCGTGTCATGGGCGGCGCCCGACCTGCGATTCGCAGCGCGGATCGCGGAGATGCTCTACAGCGAAGGAGACAGCCCGTTGCGTTACCGGATCAACCGCCTCGGCGGACGCAGCAAGCAGGAGAAATGGATTTTGCAGGCGGAGTTGTTCAATGAGATTCACCGTTGGGTGAAGCAACGGTGGGCAAAAATTGAACGCGAAGGCGCGGACAAACGCGGCGCCGAACGGTACTACGCCATGGTCCGGGATTTCCTGAAAGCCGCCTCCCAAGTCTGGAGCGACGCCTGGGGCAACGACAATTACATGGTCACGAAGCCGGTCACGCTCAAAGCGATGCTTCGCGTGTGCGCGGACCTGGCGTCACAAGACGCCGAGCCGGCGGACGGAAGAATCGAGCGTTGGCGGAATCAACTGTCGCCTTGGAGCGAGCGTGCGCGGGATTTCCGGAACGAGGGTTTCTACGAGCGCTTTCCGGCCAAGGGACAGATCGAGCGCGTGGCGAAGGTGCATCGAGAGTTGGGACGCGTGGCCGGGATTCAGGCGCGGGCGAGTGAGAAGCGGCAAGCCGCGTGAAACAGGAGGGACGCCGTGCTCAGTGTGCGTGAGATTTGCCGCCGCAATTCAATTTCGAGCTTGCACTTTCGTCTCCACAGGGTCAGGAGTACCGTTATCGCCATCAAATTATGAATAACCAAGTTCTGTTTCAAAACCGTCGCCGATTCCTCCACAGCCTGAGTTTCGGGGCTGCGCTGTTCACTGTCCCCGGGCTTTTCGCCGAGGAACTCGTGCGCACGCCGCGTCAGACGGAAGGCCCGTTTTATCCGGATCATTTGCCGCTGGACACCGACAACGATCTCATAATCGTGAACGACGGAACCTCTCCGGCCGTCGGCGAAATCACGCACCTCAGCGGGCGCATTCTCGACGCGCGCGTCGAACCGATCCGCAACATGCTCGTCGAGATCTGGCAGGTCGATGGCCACGGAGTTTATCTGCACAGCGGCAGCGCCAGCCACGGCAATCGCGACCAAAACTTTCAGGGGTTTGGCCGCTTCCTCACCGGATCGAGCGGCGAATATTATTTTCGCACGATCAAACCGGTGAAATATCCCGGCCGCACGCCGCACATTCACTTTGCCCTTAATCGGAAGGGCATGGCAAAGTGGACGACGCAGTGCTACGTCAAAGGCGAGCCGAAAAATGAGCGCGACGGAATCTATCGCGACATCAAAGATCCGAAAGCCCGCGATGCAGTGACGATCGATTTCGCTCCTATCAAGAATTCACGCGTCGGCGAACTGGCTGCGAAGTTTGACATCGTGATGGGTTTGACGCCGGAAGCGTAAGTTTAATATTAGGCGTATGAGTTTGCTGTGGAAATGGTTGTTTGCCGGAGTAGCGCTGGTCGTAGTCGCTGTCGGTACGCTTGTTTTTAGTGTGGATCGTTATCACCGCAGCGGACCACCAGCGCAGGAGCGTCAAGCACGAGACATCACAGTTCAGCCGTTGCTTCAGTCGCACGCGACACGCGAGCAGGTTATTCAGGCGCTTGGTTTGGAGTTTGTCGATTATTCTGTCGGCAGTACGAACCGCCAGTGGTTGGAGCGGGCATTTTCGGATGAGCGAGTGCGTCAGGGTGCAGACCATTATCCCGGAGTGCTATTCCACACGACAGCGTTGACCATGACCTGGTTGTTTTTCGATGCGGAAGGCCGATTACAGGATTATTATCTCTGCGAACAATGAACGAAAGGAAACGACATGAAACGATCGCTTACACTCTTCGTCGCTGCCATGCTGGCGGCGGTAACGGTTCAAGCCCAAGATTGGGCCAAGGCAAAACTCGCCAAATCCTCACGCCATCAGGAATGGGTCAATGTCAAACACGGCAGCCGGGAAGTGAATTCCTTCATCGTCTATCCCGAAGTGAAGGACAAGGCCACGGCCGTGGTTGTCATCCACGAAATCTTTGGCCTGAGTGACTGGGCGCGATGCGTGACGGACGAATTGGCGGAGGCGGGATATATCGCCATCGCGCCCGACCTGCTTTCGGGCAGCGCGTCGGGTGGCGGTGGCACGGCGGAATTGATCAAGAGCGGCGCGGAAGTCGGCCAGGCGATCCGCAAACTTCCGCCGGATCAAATCACCGCCGACCTGAACGCCGTTGTTGAATACGTTTCCAAACTGCCCGCGTGCAATGGCAAGGTGGCGGTCGCCGGTTTTTGCTGGGGCGGTGGTCAGACGTTCCGGTTCGCCACGAATAACAAAGACGTCAAGGCGGCTTTTCCATTTTATGGCACCGGCCCGGACAAGGAGGAAGATATCGCGCGCATCAAAGCGCCAGTCTATGGCTTTTACGCCGGGAACGATGCGCGTGTGAACGCGACCATTCCGACATCCACCGAGCTGATGAAGAAAGCCGGCAAGACCTATGAACCGGTGACCTACGACGGCGCCGGGCACGGCTTCATGCGCGCCGGCGAAGCTCCCGATGCCAACGAGGCGAACAAGAAAGCGCGCGACGAGGCATGGAAACGCTGGAAGGAACTTTTGAAGAAGATCTGACATGAACATTGTAGCAGCCGAAGTAACGAGGCTCTGATCGAGTTCGAATTTCTCAGATTGAGCCTCCTAACGTCGGCTGCTACATTTCGGGGTGGAAAATGCCAAACGTCACGGAACTGTACGTCAACGGAACGAAGCGGCAGATCAATGTCGATCCCGACCGCACGCTGCTCAGCGTGTTACGCGACGACCTCGATCTCACCGGTGCCAAGTACGGCTGCGGCGAAGGTGAGTGCGGCGCCTGCACGGTGTTGGTTGACGGCGCGCCCACGCGTTCCTGCCAGAAGAAAGTTGGCAGCGTCGGCGCAAAAAAAATCGTCACGATCGAAAGTCTGGAGCAGAACGGCAAGCTCCACCCGTTGCAGCAAAGTTTCTTGGAAGTCGGTGCGTTGCAGTGTGGTTATTGCACCCCGGGCATGATCATGTCCGCGCTCGCCTTGCTGAACAAGAATCGAAATCCCGGCGAAGCGGACATCGTTCGCGCGATGGACGGCAACATCTGCCGCTGCGGGACGTGTGGCCGGATTGTCGCCGCCATCAGCCAAGCGGCGAAACAAATGCGGGAGGCCAAATGAGCCGCTTCGACGACATCTTTACCGAACCCGAGCGCTACGAATTTCATGAAGCGCCGATGTACCGGTTTAAACTGGCGCGACGGAACTTTTTCCAATTGCTCGGCGGCGGCGTGCTGGTCGTTTGCCTCGTCAAGGAAGCCATCGCGCAGGAATCCGGCCGCAGTGGACGGCGGCGCGGTGGCGGGCAGCGTCCGCAGGACATCGGCGCCTGGCTGCACATTGCCGAGGACGGCATGATCACGGTGTTCACCGGCAAGGCCGAAGTCGGACAAAACATCCGCACCTCACTCACGCAAGCCGTCGCCGAGGAATTACAAGCACCAGTCTCCTCCATCCGGCTGGTGATGGCCGATACGCAATTGACGCCGTTCGACTCCGGCACCGCCGGCAGCCGCACAACTCCGGACATGGCGTCGCAACTTCATCGCGTCGCGGCGGCCGCGCGGGAATTGCTTCTCGATCTCGCGGCGGAACAACAGAAAGTTGATCGCACCGCGCTGGTGGTGGCGGACGGAAAGATTACGGAGCCAAAGACCGGCGCGGCGTTCAGCTTTGGTCAGCTTACCAAAGGCAAGAAGCTGATGAAGACTGTGGGCGACAACCCGGCGACCACTCCTGCCAACCAGTGGAAAATCGCCGGAACGTCCGTTCAAAAAGTTGACGGCGCAGACTTCGTCACCGGAAAACACAGATATAGTTCCGACGTGACATTGCCCGGCCTGCTCCACGGCCGCGTGCTGCGCCCGGCAGCTTTTGGCGCCAAGCTGGCTTCGATTGATTCCAAAGAAGCCGAAACCATTTCCGGCGTCACGGTGGTCCACGACGGTGATTTCGTTGGCGTCGTTGCGCCGGACACGTTGACCGCCGACCGCGCATTGCGGAAAATCCGTGCGGAGTGGAAGGCGGAGCCGCAAATTTCCAACGCGGAACTGTTCGATCACTTGAAAAAAACCGCGCGGAACGCGCCCGCGACGGATTCTACCGCCCGACCTGAAGAAACGAAGGATGGCGAACACAGACTCAAGCAAACCTATACCATCGCTTACATCGCCCACACGCCGCTTGAACCGCGCGCAGCCGTGGCCGAATGGAAAGACGACAAGCTGACGGTATGGACGGGCACGCAGCGTCCGTTCGGTGTTCGCGGCGAACTTGCGCAAGCGTTTCGCATTCCCGAAGAACAGGTTCGCGTCATCGTGCCTGACACCGGCGCCGGCTACGGCGGCAAACACACCGGCGAGGCAGCGGTCGAAGCGGCGCGGCTGGCCAAGGCTGCCGGCAAACCCGTGAAGATGGTCTGGACGCGCGAGGAAGAATTTACGTGGGCTTACTTTCGCCCCGCCGGTGTGATCGACGTTTCCAGCGCCGTAACGAACGACGGTAAACTCACCGCGTGGGAATTTCACAATTACAACTCCGGCGGCTCGGCGATCCGAGCGCTTTACGATGTTCCGAATCAGAAGAGTGAGTTCCACGGCGCCCAATCTCCATTGCGCCAAGGCTCCTATCGCTCGCTGGCGGCGGCAGCGAACCATTTTGCCCGCGAATCACACATGGACGAATTGGCCCATGCCGTCAAAATCGATCCGCTGGAATTTCGGCTCAAGAACCTCAAGGACGAACGGCTGCGCGCGGTGTTGCGAACGGCAGCAGAACAATTCGGCTGGGGAAAGGCGAAGCCGTCGGCAAATCGCGGCTTCGGCGTCGCCGCCGGAAACGACAAAGGCAGCTACGTGGCGACGTGCGCCGAAGTGGCGGTGGACGGCAAGAGCGGCAGGATTTCCGTTGTGCGGGTCGCGCAGGCTTTCGAGTGCGGCGCCGTGGTGAATCCCGATCATCTCAAGAACCAGAACGAAGGCGCGATTGTGATGGGCATCGGCGGAGC
This region includes:
- a CDS encoding zinc-binding alcohol dehydrogenase family protein produces the protein MKAIQLEQPQLFRRINIAEPSAPGAGEALARVHRIGICGTDYGGYLGKMPFFSYPRIPGHELGVEVLDLGAGVTNVKVGDRCSVEPYMNCQQCYSCRQGHGNCCENLKVLGVMMDGGMTERMVLPARKLHPANKLTSEQCALVETLAIGCHAVNRANPQAGDNILVIGAGPIGLSVIEFAKLSGAKTIVMDMNDRRLAFVRERMGVPDTVLTKGDGDELKQLGDLTNSQLADVVVDATGSHTSMGHALNYCAFGGRLVYVGITQLEVTFPHAPVMHRRELTLLASRNALAPDFTRIIKLIEDGRIDTRPWITHRAAFDRMIDEFPNWLKPETGVIKAMVAVD
- a CDS encoding amidohydrolase family protein codes for the protein MKIDAHQHFWHYDAQQYPWIPKRSPLHHDWLPDDLAPLLAKAGLDGCIAVQARQRIEESRWLLTLADRSPIIKGVVGWVDLQSDTVERELAELCRNPRFVGVRHVVQDEPDADFMLRPNFLLGIAKLKAFNLSYDILIFPSQLPAAIELVKRFPEQPFVLDHIAKPLIKTGTLSPWQEQIRELAKAPNVMCKVSGMVTEADHGKWRLDDFKPYLDVVFSVFGEDRLMFGSDWPVCLLSGSYERVFDLVADYTRQLTAAARNKFFGGNAVSFYRIQDAGSNAALS
- a CDS encoding DGQHR domain-containing protein → MIATQIRQKDAVFYFVSYPSEDLLKKVRFISRFYDEGESIKPDEVEAEDDVGQFIARIERSDKAFQRALGKPKIKAIRNFYETAVTQPPIPGTVLLFTPQKLRFQTLGDADGIGHLQEPEEKFLIIDGQHRLAALQFYERTHPDDARNISVPCVIFDGRSEDFATEMFVIINSTPTRINKSHLVDLYERVSWAAPDLRFAARIAEMLYSEGDSPLRYRINRLGGRSKQEKWILQAELFNEIHRWVKQRWAKIEREGADKRGAERYYAMVRDFLKAASQVWSDAWGNDNYMVTKPVTLKAMLRVCADLASQDAEPADGRIERWRNQLSPWSERARDFRNEGFYERFPAKGQIERVAKVHRELGRVAGIQARASEKRQAA
- a CDS encoding intradiol ring-cleavage dioxygenase is translated as MNNQVLFQNRRRFLHSLSFGAALFTVPGLFAEELVRTPRQTEGPFYPDHLPLDTDNDLIIVNDGTSPAVGEITHLSGRILDARVEPIRNMLVEIWQVDGHGVYLHSGSASHGNRDQNFQGFGRFLTGSSGEYYFRTIKPVKYPGRTPHIHFALNRKGMAKWTTQCYVKGEPKNERDGIYRDIKDPKARDAVTIDFAPIKNSRVGELAAKFDIVMGLTPEA
- a CDS encoding dienelactone hydrolase family protein, with the protein product MKRSLTLFVAAMLAAVTVQAQDWAKAKLAKSSRHQEWVNVKHGSREVNSFIVYPEVKDKATAVVVIHEIFGLSDWARCVTDELAEAGYIAIAPDLLSGSASGGGGTAELIKSGAEVGQAIRKLPPDQITADLNAVVEYVSKLPACNGKVAVAGFCWGGGQTFRFATNNKDVKAAFPFYGTGPDKEEDIARIKAPVYGFYAGNDARVNATIPTSTELMKKAGKTYEPVTYDGAGHGFMRAGEAPDANEANKKARDEAWKRWKELLKKI
- a CDS encoding (2Fe-2S)-binding protein, which gives rise to MPNVTELYVNGTKRQINVDPDRTLLSVLRDDLDLTGAKYGCGEGECGACTVLVDGAPTRSCQKKVGSVGAKKIVTIESLEQNGKLHPLQQSFLEVGALQCGYCTPGMIMSALALLNKNRNPGEADIVRAMDGNICRCGTCGRIVAAISQAAKQMREAK
- a CDS encoding xanthine dehydrogenase family protein molybdopterin-binding subunit — its product is MSRFDDIFTEPERYEFHEAPMYRFKLARRNFFQLLGGGVLVVCLVKEAIAQESGRSGRRRGGGQRPQDIGAWLHIAEDGMITVFTGKAEVGQNIRTSLTQAVAEELQAPVSSIRLVMADTQLTPFDSGTAGSRTTPDMASQLHRVAAAARELLLDLAAEQQKVDRTALVVADGKITEPKTGAAFSFGQLTKGKKLMKTVGDNPATTPANQWKIAGTSVQKVDGADFVTGKHRYSSDVTLPGLLHGRVLRPAAFGAKLASIDSKEAETISGVTVVHDGDFVGVVAPDTLTADRALRKIRAEWKAEPQISNAELFDHLKKTARNAPATDSTARPEETKDGEHRLKQTYTIAYIAHTPLEPRAAVAEWKDDKLTVWTGTQRPFGVRGELAQAFRIPEEQVRVIVPDTGAGYGGKHTGEAAVEAARLAKAAGKPVKMVWTREEEFTWAYFRPAGVIDVSSAVTNDGKLTAWEFHNYNSGGSAIRALYDVPNQKSEFHGAQSPLRQGSYRSLAAAANHFARESHMDELAHAVKIDPLEFRLKNLKDERLRAVLRTAAEQFGWGKAKPSANRGFGVAAGNDKGSYVATCAEVAVDGKSGRISVVRVAQAFECGAVVNPDHLKNQNEGAIVMGIGGALFEAIHFEKGKILNAHFSEYRLPRFSDAPKIEIVLVNRKDLPSTGAGETPIVGIAPAIGNAIFAATGVRLRSLPMVPDGLKV